One window of Strigops habroptila isolate Jane chromosome Z, bStrHab1.2.pri, whole genome shotgun sequence genomic DNA carries:
- the BCO1 gene encoding beta,beta-carotene 15,15'-dioxygenase, which yields MEIIFGRNKEEHPEPIKANVQGQLPTWLQGILLRNGPGMHTIGDSKYNHWFDGMALLHSFTFKNGEVYYRSKYLRSDTYNCNIEANRIVVSEFGTMAYPDPCKNIFAKAFSYLSHTIPEFTDNCLINIMKTGDDFYATGETNFIRKINPQTLETLEKVDYSKYTAVNLATSHPHYDSAGNVLNMGTSIVDKGKTKYTVFKIPPSVPEREKKKSCFKHMEVLCSIHARSLLHPSYYHSFGITENYIVFVEQPFKLDIVKLATAYIRGVSWASCLTYNKEDKTWFHFVDRKTKKEVSTKFYTDALVLFHHVNAYEEDGHIVFDIIAYTDSSLYDMFYLKNLGKDFEENTKLTSMPTCKRFVVPLQYDKDAEVGSNLVKLPSTATAVKEGDGRIYCQPETLCEGIELPRVNYDYNGKKYKYVYATEVKWSPVPTKIVKFNVETKEKLHWEEDHCWPSEPVFVPNPDAKEEDDGVVLTCIVVSDPNKAPFLLVLDAKTFKELGRAIVGVELHLDLHGMFIPEKDSNTETE from the exons GTCAGTTGCCCACTTGGTTGCAAGGGATACTTCTCCGAAATGGCCCAGGGATGCACACAATTGGGGACAGTAAATATAACCACTGGTTTGATGGCATGGCTCTGCTGCAtagctttacatttaaaaatg GTGAAGTTTACTACAGAAGCAAGTATCTCCGAAGTGACACATACAACTGCAATATAGAAGCAAACCGAATTGTCGTGTCTGAGTTCGGAACTATGGCTTATCCAGACCCATGCAAAAACATATTTGCCAA GGCATTCTCCTATTTGTCTCACACCATTCCTGAGTTCACAGACAACTGCCTCATCAACATTATGAAAACTGGGGATGATTTTTATGCTACCGGTGAGACTAACTTCATCAGGAAAATTAATCCGCAGACTCTGGAGACATTAGAGAAG GTTGACTACAGCAAATACACAGCGGTAAATCTGGCAACTTCTCACCCACACTATGACAGTGCTGGAAATGTTCTCAACATGGGTACTTCAATAGTTGATAAAGGGAAGacaaaatacactgtatttAAGATTCCTCCCTCTGTGCCAG aaagagaaaagaagaaatcttgtTTCAAACATATGGAAGTGCTATGCTCCATCCATGCTCGGTCTCTGCTCCACCCAAGCTACTACCATAGCTTTGGAATCACAGAAAACTACATTGTCTTCGTAGAGCAGCCATTCAAACTGGATATTGTCAAACTGGCAACTGCTTACATCCGAGGCGTGAGCTGGGCTTCCTGCCTGACCTATAATAAGGAAGATAAG ACTTGGTTTCATTTTGTAGACAGGAAGACTAAAAAAGAAGTATCCACCAAGTTCTATACTGATGCTTTGGTGCTTTTTCACCATGTAAATGCTTATGAAGAGGATGGCCACATTGTATTTGATATTATTGCCTATACAGACAGTAGCTTATATGATATGTTCTACTTAAAAAACCTGGGTAAAGACTTTGAAGAGAACACCAAGCTCACCTCCATGCCAACCTGCAAACGATTTGTGGTTCCTCTACAGTATGACAAG GATGCTGAAGTAGGTTCTAATTTAGTCAAACTTCCATCTACCGCAACTGCTGTAAAAGAGGGAGATGGCCGCATCTATTGCCAACCTGAAACCCTGTGTGAAG GGATAGAACTGCCTCGCGTCAACTATGACTATAATGGCAAAAAATATAAGTATGTCTATGCAACAGAAGTCAAATGGAGTCCAGTTCCTACAAAG ATCGTAAAATTTAATGTCGAGACAAAGGAAAAGCTCCATTGGGAAGAGGACCACTGCTGGCCTTCTGAGCCTGTTTTTGTTCCCAACCCTGATGCAAAAGAAGAGGATGATG GTGTTGTTCTGACCTGTATTGTGGTGTCCGATCCAAACAAAGCACCCTTCCTACTTGTCTTGGATGCTAAAACGTTCAAAGAATTGGGCCGAGCCATAGTAGGTGTAGAACTGCATCTGGACCTGCATGGAATGTTTATACCAGAGAAAGATTCTAACACTGAAACTGAGTAA